The Spirosoma foliorum genome has a window encoding:
- a CDS encoding tetratricopeptide repeat protein, producing MPIRLLLVSLLFWLSVSSVQAQDSLRTALRTQLASHLRADTVRVNRLNELAYLVRGDDPKQTVALAQEALALSRKIQYPWGEAMSLYELGIGHDTYRDFHKTLPYLNKSLALFKRLNDRIGMARVLSQIGWFYTQRGDYVLALTHDLQAQRLAEKSGNLKVLSTTTARLATLYITLADYQQGLTVLSSAIQLFERANDQEGICRSLNGFGELYRLQGDFDRAERYYDKAIRLAQALNRPRLAAQAESNLAAAYVAQGNYNEALRTAHRALIVLTKIPETEVVVWTYTVLARAYLKKNQPDSALAYGLRSWQLSRQIGNRESSRDANEILAAVYADQHKYAEAYAAQQKYIAYVDTLSGRNTQQQLALLQYNYGLAEKQTQIALLKKDKALQMAMAQRQRQLLLGALIGIGLVLGVLFLMYRNNRQKQKANAVLQQQKAEIQAQRDQTNQALAELKSTQNQLIQSEKMASLGELTAGIAHEIQNPLNFVNNFSEVSVELVQEVREERKKGPDRDEELEDELLTDLTNNLHKISQHGNRASAIVKGMLEHSRKSTGRKEPTNVNALADEYLRLAYHGLRAKDKTFNATLKTDFDTSLGEVNVISQDIGRVLLNLFTNAFYAVNQRQTVETRHALSLPEPYQPTVMVSTKKIGNQAVVTVSDNGTGIPESVVQKIFQPFFTTKPTGEGTGLGLSLAYDIVTKGHNGTLTVESKEGEGTKFVISLPA from the coding sequence ATGCCGATTCGCCTACTGTTAGTTAGTCTGTTATTCTGGCTGAGCGTATCGAGCGTACAGGCGCAGGATTCGTTGCGAACAGCGTTGCGTACTCAACTGGCCAGTCATCTACGGGCAGATACCGTTCGGGTGAACCGGCTAAATGAGTTGGCCTATTTAGTTCGGGGGGATGACCCCAAACAGACCGTTGCGCTGGCGCAGGAAGCATTGGCCTTATCCCGAAAAATCCAGTACCCGTGGGGCGAAGCTATGTCCCTCTATGAGTTAGGCATTGGGCATGACACCTATCGAGATTTCCACAAAACGCTTCCTTACTTAAACAAATCGCTGGCGTTATTTAAGCGCCTGAACGACCGGATCGGGATGGCGCGTGTACTAAGCCAGATTGGTTGGTTTTATACGCAACGGGGTGATTATGTATTGGCGCTCACACACGATTTACAGGCTCAGCGACTAGCCGAAAAATCCGGTAACCTGAAAGTGCTCTCCACCACGACGGCCCGTCTGGCTACGTTATACATTACACTGGCTGACTATCAGCAGGGTTTAACTGTTTTATCGTCGGCTATTCAACTGTTCGAACGGGCAAATGACCAGGAAGGAATTTGCCGATCGTTGAACGGCTTCGGGGAGCTTTATCGGCTTCAGGGAGATTTTGACCGGGCCGAGCGCTATTATGATAAGGCGATCCGGCTGGCGCAGGCATTGAATAGGCCTCGTCTGGCGGCTCAGGCCGAAAGCAATCTGGCAGCCGCTTATGTAGCGCAGGGAAACTACAATGAGGCACTTCGTACCGCCCATCGCGCGTTGATTGTACTAACAAAAATACCAGAAACGGAGGTGGTTGTCTGGACTTATACTGTATTAGCCAGGGCCTATCTCAAAAAAAATCAGCCCGATAGCGCGCTGGCATACGGCCTTCGCAGTTGGCAATTAAGTCGGCAAATTGGGAATAGGGAGTCATCGCGAGATGCCAATGAGATCCTGGCGGCAGTATATGCCGACCAACATAAGTATGCCGAAGCGTACGCTGCCCAGCAAAAATACATTGCTTATGTTGATACACTGTCTGGGCGAAATACGCAACAGCAACTGGCACTCCTTCAATACAACTATGGCCTGGCCGAAAAACAAACCCAGATTGCTCTGTTGAAAAAAGATAAAGCCTTGCAGATGGCCATGGCACAACGGCAACGGCAGTTGCTGCTTGGAGCACTTATTGGCATAGGCTTAGTGTTAGGGGTGCTTTTTTTGATGTACCGTAATAATCGCCAGAAGCAGAAAGCTAACGCTGTTTTACAACAGCAAAAGGCCGAAATTCAGGCCCAGCGAGACCAGACAAATCAGGCACTGGCCGAATTGAAATCAACGCAAAATCAGCTAATTCAAAGCGAAAAGATGGCTTCCTTGGGAGAGCTTACCGCTGGGATTGCCCATGAAATTCAGAATCCGCTCAATTTTGTCAATAACTTTTCGGAGGTATCTGTAGAACTGGTTCAGGAAGTAAGGGAAGAACGGAAGAAAGGGCCTGATCGGGACGAAGAACTAGAAGATGAGCTATTGACCGATTTGACAAACAATCTCCACAAAATCAGTCAGCACGGTAATCGAGCATCGGCCATTGTAAAAGGAATGCTGGAACATTCCCGCAAAAGCACAGGGCGTAAAGAGCCAACCAATGTAAACGCGTTGGCCGATGAATATCTGCGATTAGCTTATCACGGTTTGCGAGCCAAAGACAAGACATTCAATGCCACGTTGAAGACGGATTTCGACACGTCATTGGGTGAGGTTAATGTTATTTCTCAGGACATCGGTCGGGTATTGTTGAATCTGTTCACCAATGCGTTCTATGCCGTAAACCAACGCCAGACCGTAGAGACAAGGCATGCCTTGTCTCTACCTGAACCCTATCAACCTACCGTAATGGTTTCGACCAAAAAAATAGGTAATCAGGCAGTGGTTACTGTGAGCGATAATGGGACCGGTATTCCAGAATCGGTGGTGCAAAAAATATTCCAGCCCTTTTTTACAACCAAACCCACCGGCGAGGGTACCGGCTTAGGTTTGTCGCTGGCATATGATATTGTAACTAAAGGACATAACGGCACATTAACCGTAGAAAGTAAGGAGGGCGAAGGCACAAAATTCGTAATTTCCCTTCCTGCTTAA
- a CDS encoding ATP-binding protein, with product MNWHDGESFIAIGIAATVIRYLRRFLETEKRLPGWDRYLKQTWLTGLILMALGEIFPDPWLIWYELIIIFSIVYTISQLYEFRPARTLLLAIGPYAFVLIFKDLLEHLAPKFYKANDDYVDSTSTFAIIWFLTFVVIAYNQKKSLAKAQLEHEKELEQRRIIEAKKNELEYLVAERTAEITRQKEELEQTVTELKATQNQLIQSEKMASLGELTAGIAHEIQNPLNFVNNFSEVSIELIDELTEEQAKSDRDHELEAELLTDLKQNLQKISHHGGRASSIVKGMLQHSRASTGQRELTDLNALADEYLRLAYHGLRAKDKAFNATLKTEFDTSLGEISMIPQDIGRVLLNLFTNAFYAVQQRQKKGEDAGYQPTVTISTRCANEEAVVTVSDNGTGIPEAVVQKIFQPFFTTKPTGEGTGLGLSLAYDIVTKGHGGTLEVASKEGEGTTFTITLPA from the coding sequence ATGAATTGGCACGATGGCGAATCATTTATAGCGATTGGTATAGCTGCTACCGTAATTCGCTATCTCCGACGGTTTCTGGAGACGGAAAAACGACTACCCGGCTGGGATAGATACCTAAAGCAGACATGGCTTACGGGATTGATCCTGATGGCGCTCGGAGAGATATTTCCAGACCCCTGGCTAATCTGGTATGAGCTGATCATTATTTTTTCGATCGTCTATACCATCTCCCAGCTCTATGAATTCCGACCTGCCCGAACGCTACTACTGGCTATTGGTCCTTATGCCTTTGTGCTCATTTTTAAGGACTTACTAGAGCATTTAGCGCCTAAATTCTATAAAGCCAACGATGACTATGTCGATTCGACTTCTACCTTTGCCATCATCTGGTTTCTTACGTTTGTTGTTATTGCCTACAACCAGAAAAAGTCGTTGGCCAAAGCGCAGCTAGAGCACGAGAAGGAGCTTGAGCAACGGCGTATTATTGAAGCGAAGAAGAACGAACTGGAATACCTGGTTGCCGAACGAACGGCCGAAATTACCCGGCAAAAAGAAGAACTGGAGCAAACGGTTACCGAATTAAAGGCGACGCAGAACCAACTGATTCAGAGCGAGAAAATGGCATCGCTAGGGGAGCTCACCGCCGGAATTGCCCACGAAATCCAGAATCCACTCAATTTCGTTAATAACTTCTCGGAGGTCAGTATTGAGCTTATTGATGAATTGACCGAAGAGCAGGCCAAATCGGATCGTGACCACGAACTGGAAGCAGAATTGCTGACTGATCTCAAACAGAACCTTCAGAAAATTAGTCATCATGGTGGGCGGGCTTCGTCTATTGTAAAAGGCATGCTTCAGCACTCCCGCGCCAGTACGGGTCAGCGCGAACTGACCGATCTGAACGCGCTGGCCGACGAGTATCTTCGGTTAGCCTACCACGGCTTACGTGCCAAAGACAAAGCGTTCAATGCCACGTTGAAAACAGAATTTGATACGTCGCTGGGCGAAATCAGTATGATTCCTCAGGACATTGGCCGGGTGCTACTGAACCTGTTTACCAATGCATTTTACGCCGTTCAGCAACGTCAGAAAAAAGGGGAGGACGCTGGTTATCAGCCCACGGTGACGATCAGTACCCGTTGTGCCAATGAAGAAGCCGTCGTTACGGTCAGCGATAATGGGACTGGTATTCCGGAAGCGGTGGTGCAAAAAATTTTTCAGCCCTTTTTTACGACTAAACCGACGGGTGAGGGTACTGGTTTAGGGCTGTCATTAGCCTATGACATTGTGACCAAAGGGCATGGTGGAACGTTGGAGGTAGCGAGTAAAGAAGGAGAAGGAACAACATTTACCATAACATTGCCAGCCTGA
- a CDS encoding cyclic nucleotide-binding domain-containing protein, with protein sequence MTVGPDVTYQPTTSSAHRWQRALGIRPEEGRTVRLFFIHNFLLGIGTILIYVASNAILLENHPETSLPVAYVVAALGMIGVGRIYAYYEHHLALRSLAVRVLLAAVVMTVVLGILVIVGHSVAAAVAIMTGYRIIYLLTNLEFWGVSAVVFDTRQSKRLFGVISSGDMPAKALGAILAALVHAHADVLRLLIVAFGAFLAALYIVHLTIQSHDVHAPHRSDRAVGREPSRLIGKRFGGSELIFYMCLSLAVLAAVATEIEYNFFINVKHRFHDQTDVIRYVSYVLALTYGVAMLVKLLLSRQVLDKFGVQRSLLVLPWVALIGLAGLIVMHYTATSETVLLVYFCGLYLVFEVARRALFDPVFLVLFQPLLPPQRLKGHTLAKGLYEPVGLGVAGFLIFVFHTTLESGGALVWVALLAGAIWLLQHTYKRYLLELNDAIGRRFLESDQLAMPTVAQASLIQQLQSPKPEDVIVAIGWLDAHKPSELSQRIPVLLTHADANVRRRTLATITHSNQPAPNKQLMHIALADSEPSLRQQASYLLGRRINVEPSELAPLINHTDLNIRLGAVKGVLELNPHDSPAQASLRQLATDKDPAHQQLALNLIASLHLNEFAPLVSERLTSSMPDVKKAAISAAGHLSNKELTQYLLDNLTHETIGRAVVQALKTRGPELIPALRRVRQSTKDQLVMERIAAICGAIYSPESRHLLNELAQEHDLQVRGVALRALRRFPNEPDDDAIFRALMHEEVLLAQRLMHGSLTDADLTETLDYELSVVLQRLFDILTQLYDSDTIAGARMGVNHPARERRANALEMLDNLIPRATYQTLQVLVDDLPRPEKVRILDVELGAFQEPESIRAFILRMGETIFSAWTVSVALRSLPANEALAAQQSLASRFSALSPLLMSHSTHSTDQIAAYDRVLLLAQTSLFSQTPENVLASITPIMKEEQHPAGETIFHKGDLGSGMYVIYSGEVVILDGETELARFGRGDFFGELALLDTESRSATAEAVTDIRLLRIDQDDFFDLMEERGEVLRSIVRSLSGRIRRQNELIARQSVNTNKEQV encoded by the coding sequence ATGACCGTTGGTCCCGACGTTACCTATCAACCCACTACTTCTTCAGCCCACCGATGGCAACGCGCCCTGGGAATTCGACCAGAAGAAGGTCGAACCGTGCGGTTATTTTTTATTCATAATTTTCTGTTAGGCATTGGTACTATTCTGATCTATGTAGCATCCAATGCCATTTTGCTTGAGAATCACCCCGAAACCAGTCTGCCTGTGGCCTATGTGGTTGCTGCCTTGGGTATGATTGGCGTGGGAAGAATATATGCGTATTACGAGCATCACCTGGCCTTGCGCAGCCTGGCAGTACGAGTACTGCTGGCTGCGGTGGTCATGACAGTGGTACTCGGAATATTAGTGATTGTGGGGCATTCGGTAGCCGCTGCCGTAGCGATCATGACGGGCTACCGGATCATTTATTTATTAACAAATCTTGAATTTTGGGGTGTTTCAGCGGTTGTGTTCGATACACGACAGAGCAAACGCCTGTTTGGTGTGATCAGCTCGGGCGATATGCCCGCTAAGGCGTTAGGGGCCATTCTGGCGGCTTTGGTGCATGCCCATGCTGATGTACTTCGACTGTTGATAGTGGCCTTTGGGGCATTTCTGGCAGCACTTTATATTGTTCACCTAACTATCCAGTCGCACGATGTGCACGCACCACATCGCTCCGATAGGGCAGTTGGCCGCGAGCCTTCCCGGCTGATTGGTAAGCGCTTTGGAGGGAGCGAACTCATTTTTTATATGTGTTTGAGTTTGGCTGTGCTGGCCGCTGTGGCTACCGAAATCGAATACAATTTCTTCATTAATGTAAAACACCGATTTCATGATCAAACGGATGTGATTCGGTATGTGAGCTACGTACTGGCCCTGACGTATGGCGTAGCTATGTTGGTCAAGCTGCTTCTGTCGCGGCAGGTACTCGATAAATTTGGCGTACAACGATCATTGCTGGTTCTACCCTGGGTCGCTTTGATTGGGCTGGCTGGCCTGATTGTAATGCATTATACCGCCACGAGTGAGACTGTATTGCTTGTTTATTTCTGTGGTCTTTATTTAGTGTTTGAAGTAGCTCGTCGGGCGTTATTCGATCCTGTATTTCTGGTATTGTTTCAGCCTTTGTTACCTCCACAACGGCTGAAAGGTCATACACTGGCCAAGGGGTTATATGAGCCAGTTGGGTTAGGGGTAGCGGGCTTTCTTATTTTTGTTTTTCACACAACCCTCGAATCAGGTGGTGCACTGGTTTGGGTTGCCTTGCTGGCTGGGGCCATCTGGCTGTTGCAGCATACTTATAAACGCTACCTGCTCGAATTGAATGATGCCATTGGGCGCCGGTTTCTGGAGAGCGATCAATTAGCTATGCCAACCGTAGCGCAGGCAAGTCTGATCCAGCAATTGCAGAGTCCGAAGCCAGAAGATGTGATTGTGGCCATTGGCTGGCTCGATGCCCATAAGCCGAGCGAACTGAGTCAGCGGATTCCTGTTTTACTGACGCATGCCGATGCCAATGTTCGCCGACGAACGCTGGCTACCATAACGCATTCAAATCAGCCCGCGCCCAATAAACAGTTAATGCACATTGCGCTGGCCGATTCTGAGCCGTCTTTGCGGCAACAGGCGTCGTATCTGTTAGGTCGCCGAATTAACGTGGAACCATCAGAATTGGCTCCGCTCATCAATCATACCGATCTGAACATTCGGCTGGGGGCTGTTAAAGGCGTGTTAGAACTAAACCCACACGATTCGCCTGCTCAGGCAAGTTTGCGGCAATTGGCTACCGATAAAGATCCCGCTCATCAACAACTGGCGCTGAACCTAATTGCGTCTTTACACCTGAATGAGTTTGCCCCACTTGTTAGTGAACGACTAACCAGTTCAATGCCCGATGTGAAGAAGGCGGCTATCTCAGCGGCTGGCCATCTGTCGAATAAAGAACTGACTCAATACTTACTAGATAACTTAACACACGAAACCATTGGCCGGGCTGTTGTCCAGGCGTTGAAAACACGCGGTCCTGAGCTGATTCCGGCCTTGCGTCGGGTTCGGCAGTCCACAAAAGATCAGTTGGTGATGGAGCGGATTGCCGCCATTTGCGGGGCTATTTATTCGCCCGAAAGCCGCCATCTGCTGAATGAATTAGCTCAGGAGCATGATTTACAGGTGCGTGGCGTAGCGCTGCGTGCCTTACGGCGTTTCCCTAACGAACCCGACGATGATGCGATATTCCGGGCTTTGATGCATGAGGAGGTTTTGTTGGCCCAACGACTGATGCACGGTAGTTTGACAGATGCTGATTTGACCGAGACGCTTGATTACGAATTGTCGGTCGTGCTTCAGCGATTGTTTGATATTCTGACGCAACTCTATGATTCAGATACGATTGCCGGAGCCCGTATGGGGGTTAATCACCCTGCTCGCGAGCGTCGGGCCAATGCGCTCGAAATGCTCGATAACCTAATTCCAAGAGCTACCTATCAAACCCTGCAAGTTCTGGTCGACGATTTGCCCCGACCCGAAAAGGTTCGTATTCTTGATGTTGAACTGGGCGCGTTTCAGGAGCCTGAATCGATTCGGGCGTTTATCCTACGAATGGGCGAAACTATTTTCTCTGCCTGGACAGTAAGTGTTGCTTTGCGGAGCTTGCCTGCCAACGAAGCGTTAGCGGCTCAACAATCATTAGCGTCTCGTTTTTCTGCCTTATCTCCTTTGCTTATGAGTCATTCAACCCATTCGACCGACCAGATTGCCGCCTACGATCGTGTCCTGCTATTAGCGCAAACCAGTCTGTTTTCGCAAACGCCCGAAAATGTGTTGGCCAGCATAACGCCGATTATGAAAGAGGAGCAGCATCCGGCTGGCGAAACCATTTTCCATAAGGGCGATCTGGGCTCTGGCATGTATGTAATTTACTCGGGCGAAGTAGTCATTCTGGATGGCGAAACGGAGTTGGCTCGTTTTGGGCGAGGAGATTTCTTTGGCGAACTGGCTTTGCTGGACACCGAATCCCGATCCGCTACTGCCGAAGCCGTTACAGATATTCGGCTACTGCGGATCGATCAGGATGATTTCTTCGATCTGATGGAAGAGCGGGGCGAAGTATTGCGGAGTATCGTCAGAAGTTTATCGGGGCGCATTCGGCGGCAGAACGAACTCATTGCTCGTCAATCGGTCAATACTAACAAAGAGCAGGTATGA